The sequence GTCTACGATCCGATCACGGGCCAGCTGCGCATGACGATCGATGCCCTCGGAGCCACTACGATCTATACCTATACCGCCACGGGACTCAAACAGCAGGAGCAGAATCCGCTGGGTGGGGTCACCACCTATGGCTATACCGCGCTCGGTCAAACGGCGGCGATCACCAATGCTCTGGGGATGGTGACAAGCTATGCCTATGATGGGGTTGGGCGCTTGGTCAGTACGACCACGCCCGCCGGAACCAGCACCACCGTCTACGATGGAGCGACGGGACAACCGAGCCAGCACATCGATCCCCTGGGCGTGGTGGCGGCGACGACGGCTACCGATGGCGCAGGCAAACCGATTACCAGCACGGATGCGACCGGGGCGACCAATACCACTGATTATGATGGCTATGATCGGGTGGTGGCGGAAACCGATGCGACCGGAGCCACGACCCGCTATCGCTATGATCTGTTTGGCAATCGAATTGCCACAACCAGCGCACTAAGCGCGACGACCTATCAGCAGTTTGATAGTCTCCAGCGCCTACGGGTGATGACCGATACCCTGAGCGCGGTCACCACCTATACCTATGATGATGCTGGCCGCACGATTGCGGTCACCGATGCGCGAGGCGCAACCACCCGCACGCAGTATGATGCAGCAGGTCGGGTGATTGCCAGCACCGATGCCTTGTCGCACACCACATACACGACCCGTGATGCCGTGGGCCGCGCGATTCGGGTGACCGATCCGTTGGGCTTTGCGACCGTCACCCGCTATGATCGCATGGGGCGGGTGGTCGCGACCACCAATCCCCTGAGTCATACCACGACCTATCAGCATGATGCCATGGGCAATACCGTGGTGATTACCAATCCGCGTGGCTTGGTCAGTCGCACGAACTACAATGTGCTGGGGCAGCGAATTGCCGAGATCAATCCCCTCGGACAGGTGACCAGCTATCAGTATGATGCGATGGGACGACTGGCGACGGTCACCGATACCCTTGGGCTAGTCACGCAGACCCAGTATGATGCCGTGGGCCGAACTGTGGGAACCAGCACATCGATGGGCTTCAGCACGGCGACCGCCTATGATGTGCGCGGAACCCCCAGCCTGATCACCGATACGCTGGGCATTACGACGACGACGGCAGTCGATCAGCTGGGCCGCACGACGGCGGTGACCACCGCTGGCCAATTCGCCACCCAGACACGCTATGATGCGGTCGGGAACGTGAACCAGTCCATCGATGCCAATGGGGTGGTCACGGGCTATCGCCATGATGCCGCTGGCCGTGTGACGGCGGTGATTGAGCATGAACAGCCGGGGCAGCCATCCACCACGACCACCAATGTGACCACCCTGATTGGCTACGATGCGGTGGGCAATACGATCGCGATTACCGATGCCAACGGTCATGTCCGCACGACCCAGTACACCCTGCTGAACCAGCCAGCACAGATCTGCGACGGCCTCCAGCGCTGTACCACGATCACCTATACCGCGCGGGGTGAGCGGGCAACCGTGACGGATCCACGAGGAGTCGTCACCACCTATACCTATGATCCTGCTGGACGCGTCGTGACGATCACCTATTCCGATGGCACGCCAGCAGTCAACTATGGCTACAATCCGACCAACTCGGTGATCGCGATGGTGGATGGCAGTGGCCTGACCACCTATACCTATGATGCCCTCGAACGGATGACGACGCGCAGTCAGAATGGCGTGACGATTACGACCACGATTGCGCCCGATGAGCGCAGCGTCACCACTGACTATTGGGGGACGGGCAGCGTCGCGGCCACGCGTGACCCCATGGGCCGGACGACGACGATAAGTGTATGGAATGCGCCCACAACCCACTATACCTATCGGGGGGCGACGACGGCGGTCACCGCGATGGATCGACCAGCGCTCGGGCAGCAGATCACCCACAGCTATCGAGCTGATGGGGCGCTGCTCCAGATTCGCTATGGCCCCAATACCGACCTGACCTATACCCGTGATTCGGTGGGCTTGCCCACGATGCTGGCCGAAACGCTGAATGGGCAGGCGCTGACCACCCAGCTGGCCTATGATGCACGCCAGCGCGTGGTCGCGGTCACCCAAACCAGCGATCTGGCGAGTGTGCCAGCGATCAGCCAGCACTATACCCTCGATGCTGTTGGCAACCGCCTGCACGATGGAGCATCGGCCACCACCCATACCTACGATGCGGCAGATCAGGTGCAGGCCTTCACCTATGATCAGGCAGGCAATCTGCTTGATGATGGCCAGACCAGCTATACCTATGATGGAGCCAATCGGCTGCGCCAAACCCAGAGCGCTACGATGACCGTGGCCTATGGCTATAACGGCTGGGGCACGCTGGTCACCGAAACGATCACCCATGGCCTTGCGGTCACTCACACGCTGTTCCTCTGGGATGAAACAAGCGATTTACCCCGCTTGATCGGCACGCAAGCCTCCAATGGAGTTGAAACCCAGTATGCCTATGGCCCTGAGGGCGTGCATGCGGTGCGCGAGCGGCAGCACACGGCCCCGTGGCTGGTGGCCTATACCCAACTCGATGCCCAAGGCACGATTCGCGCCTTAATCACCCCAGCGGGCGTGGAGCAGCAACGCACCCATTTCAGCATCTGGGGCACGATCCGCAGCCAAACCGGCATGAGCAGCAATCGCTTGGGCTATACTGGCGAGTTGATGGGACACGATGGCACGGTCTACCTCCGTGCACGCCAGTACCTGCCAACGATGGGGCGCTTTCTCCAACAAGATGGTTTTGCGGGTATTCCGACCAGCCCGCAATCGCTGCATAAATATACCTATGCGCACAATAGTCCGGCGTGGCATACCGACCCCAGCGGCAACGTCATTCCATTGCTTTTGGCGGCGTGGACGGCTGTTGAAATCACCCTCTCGGTGTATGATGCGTTTACGACGATGAATACGCTACTCGATCCGTGTGTCAGTGGCTGGGAAAAGGCTTCAACAGTAGGCCTTTGGGTCGCCGGTATGTTTCTACCGGGTGGTGGCTACGCCAGTGGTGGGAAGGCGGCCAAACGCGCCATTGTTAGCAACCTTGATCAGGTTGATACTGCCCTGTATCGGTTCAATGGCTATACCGACGATGTGATCGACAGTGGGAAAGCGGTGACCCATGTCGATGATGCCACGCAGGTAGCCCATCAGGCGGATACGGTCGCGAGCCAAAGTGATGAGTTAATCAAAGTCACCGATAATCTTCCGTGTGTGCCGGGCAATAGCTTTGTCGCGGGCACGTTGGTCGAGAGCAGTCATGGCCTCGTGCCGATTGAAACCTTGGTGGTGGGTGATACGGTCTGGGCGATCGATCCCCAAACTAACCAGGCTGGGTACTACCCGATTACCTGGACGACGGCGCATACTGCTACCTTGGTGATTGAACTAACCGTCCAGCCGCTCACCGATACACTGGGGCTGGCGCAGGAACAGATTCAGGCCACCGACCATCACCCGTTCTGGGTCTATGGGCGCGGCTGGATCGATGCGGGCAAACTGCGAGTTGGTGATCGGTTGTTGGGCGATGCGGGCTATACCATCACCGTGGTGGATGTGGGTGTGGAGTTGCAGCCCGTCATGGTCTACAACTTCACCGTGGCTACGCTCCATACCTACACCATTGGCCATGCTGGGATTCTCGTTCATAATATTGACTGTGATCAAGCTTTTCAAAACGAGCTTTTTGCATATGCTGAAGAGGTTGTTCAAAGTGGGGATTTACAAGGTTTAGCACCAAATCAGAGCAAAACAATAGCCATTTTTCGCTTTCCTGGTGATAAGAAGATTTATAAAGCAATCAGTGGTGCACGTGGCAAAGGTAGCAACGTCTTGCCTAAGAGTATACGAAATAAGCTGCGTGACACGTACAAAAAAAATGGAGGTGGCCATCGTCGAGAGTGGAATTGTGCAGAAATACACTGTATTAGTGATGCCTTAGGCGCAAGGGCAGAATTAAATCCCAACATAATAGATATCGGCACCGCAGACTTCGAGCAACTTCAGTCGTTGTTAGTCAATGCTGAATTTACGACAATGAATATCAGGAAGACATCAAGTGGTTATATAGGGGATCTTATCCATCCTTGTGTGATCAATGCAAATGATCCAAAAGGCACTATAGGATGTGATCATGTGCTCAAGACCCTCGGTATTCGTGGTGGTGAAAGAACATGGGATGGACCATGGGAAAAGAATCTCCCATAATGAACATGATCGATTCGCTTGACTGACACCGGTTTGAGGATTCGTGATACCCATCATCAACGTAGTGGTGGATATCACGAATCCTTTCACAATGAAAGGCTTTCTATGGTTGATGATCTTGACCACATTCCATGGCATCTGATTGGCCATGCCTATGGGTATGCTACCGATACGCCAGTGCATCTGCGCAACCTGACGCATCCCGATCCGATGGTGATTCAACAAGCACATGCAGCGCTCGCAATCTCGATTGTGCATCAAGAATGGGTGAGTGATGCAGCGATTGCCGCGTTTCCCTATCTTCTGCACCTCCTCTTGACCTATCCGGGGCCAACCCGCTCGTATGTTTCGGCCTTAGTTCAGGAGATTCTTGAAGGGATTGTTCCACCCATTCCCGCACTCAATCGCTATCATGCATGGGATCAGCTTGATGCTGATAATGATGATGAATGGGAGCATGACGATGAATCGGATGAAGCCATGCGTGATGACGGGTGGGATGCGGATCACGCGGAAGCACAGGTCTATCCATTAGCCCTAGCGGCGTTGCCAAGCATCATGCCATGGCTCCATGATCCCGATCCGGATCTGGTGCATAGCACCCTGCTGATTGTGGCGTGTTGCTTAGCCAAGGATGGCACACACTGGCCATCCATTCAAATCTATGCGGATGCCGAATCACGGCCCACCTTCCGCGCTGCCTACCCCTATTTGGCATGGTGCAGTGGCCATCCTGCTGCGCTCGCATGGCTGGACAAGACAGCGACCCAAGCTGGAGACCCGCTGGTTCGCTTCACGGCAACCTCCGTGCTGGCCCGTTGGGCAACGTCAATGCCGGACGATCACTATCAATGGTTCATTGAGACAATCCTGGGGCATGACGCAGCCTTTATTGCTGATTATGAGCGGGTACCGATGACCAATCATTATTGGCTTGATTGTGGCAGCGTGTTGTATGCGCGATCGTTTGCTGAGCGTGCGCCCGTTGCGTCCGCATGGCTAGCATCCCTGCGTGGCGAAACGAGACCGCTGTGTGATGATGATTACCTCGCCTTGTTACTCTTGGCCTTTGGCGTTGTCCACTATGCGCCACCGCTTGACCGCATGGATCTCCATGATGATGTCATGCGATGGATAGCCCACAAAGCCTTTGCAACGGAGAAAGGGGAGGATTATCGCCCCCTGCGGATCTTGCGCAATTTTGGCCTTCCGTGGACACCTGCCGCCATAAATGGCTTTTTACGACTGCCGAACGCCGAGCATCCAGGGTTCGGCGCGGAGTAAGCGAGCCGATCCGTGCTGGTTTGGGCTGCATTGTAGAGAGAAAAGAAGGTAAAAATGCATTCATTTCAAGGGCCGACTTGCCCACAGTGTCAGTTTTATGCGCCTGCGACGATCCGGGTGGAGCGCATGGTTGACCGTCCTCATCCTCCAAAAACAACAGGCATTGCTTCAATTCCTCGCGCACATCGCTTGGATATATTGACATAATAAATCTCGATTCAATGCCTCTCGTTTGAAGCGGCACTGATTCCGCGACCAGAGGGCAGAGGTGTCATTCTGGCCTATACCCAACTGGATGCCCAAGGCACGATTCGCGCCTTAATCACCCCAGCGGGCGTGGAGCAGCAACGCACCTATTTCAGTATTTGGGGCACGATCCGCCGCCAAACCGGCATGAGCAGCAATCGCTTGGGCTATACCGGCGAGTTAATGGGCCATGATGGCACGGTCTACCTCCGTGCACGCCAGTACCTGCCAACGATGGGGCGCTTTCTCCAACAAGATGGTTTTGCGGGTATTCCGACCAGCCCGCAATCGCTGCATAAATATACCTATGCCCACAATAGTCCGGCGTGGCATACCGACCCCAGTGGTAATCTTGTCCCGTTGCTCGTGGGTGCTGCGTGGCTTGTGGGTGCTGCCTGGGGAGTGGTTGAAACCGGGTTTGCAATTATGATAACTACACGACCGTTGATACCCTGCTTGATCCCTGCGTGAGTGGGTGGGAGAAAGTTGCAACGGGAGCGCTCTGGATTGTGGGCATCTTTCTGCCGGGTGGCGGGTATGCCAGCGGTGGCAAGGCGGTTGTTAACCAACTCGATCATGTTGATGAGGTGGCCGATGCCCTCTATCATGTGGATGAATTCATTGATGCTAGCGATGAATTGGCTGCTGCGGGCAAGGCACTGGATAACACCGCAGATACGGTAGATGACGCTGCCGATGTGGCCCATAGCGTTGAGCAGGTCGATGATGCCGATGCCCTATTGCAAGTTTCACGTAATGAAGTACATTTAGATGCTAATTCTTTGATGCGGGGGCTAGAGGCTGGCGAATTAGAGGCTTTGGAAGCAGCGTTAGATGGACGTTCGCCAGTAATTTCGATTAGAGCTGCAAAAGAATTTCTTAAAAAAGGGGATGTTAATGTATTACGTGAGTTTTTAACAAAACATGGTGGAAGAATTGGTAAGGCTGCTACGGCAGCAGATGTACAGAATCTTCAACATCAAGCTAAGGTTCTTGGTAGAGTACTTCATGACAAGGATGGTTGGGTTGTTGGGTCTGCTTTCCAAGAAAATCTTCCACTTATCACTCAGGATAAGAGACTACGAAAATACCTTAAAGCGGTTGGATTACCAGTAGAAGGATTTTAATCATGGGTGCTTTCAATGAACTTATTTGTACCATACCCTGTCAGGTTTGTGGATCGATAAGCACCTTTGTGCTTCAATTTACCTATGGCGATGTATGGCTGTATCGCTATCATCTCCAAGAGCCATTGCGCTGGGGAGGTAATGATGAGGGTAAGCCTGGCAAAGCCCATGTGGTAGCCATGGCAATATCGAATGAATGCCCTATATGTCATACCGATGACATGGATTATGTTATTCATCTTTATCATGATATCCTCTCATCCGTTGAGCCTGATAGGGGTCAATATCAATGGACGCATGATGGATATTTTCTTGTGCTTGTCCCATAGCCAATCCAAGGAATAGAAAGCCTAACGAACGGGTGATCAATACTGATCGCCCGTTCGTGCATTAATGACGTTCCCTGTGTGGCCAATACGCTCGTTGAGAGTAGTCATGGGCTGGTGCCGATTGAAACCCTGGTGGTGGGCGGTACCGTCTGGGCGATCGATCCCCAAACTCATCAGGCTGGCTATTACCCGATTACATGGACAACCGCCCATACCGCCACGTTGATCATTGACCTAACTGTCCAGCCGCTCACCGATACGCTGGGGCTTGCGCAGGAACAAATTCAGGCGACCGACCATCACCCGTTCTGGGTCTATGGACGCGGCTGGATCGATGCGGGCAAATTGCGGGTTGGTGATCGGTTGTTGGGCGATGCGGGCTATACCATCACCGTCGTCAATGTAGACGTGGACGTGCAGCCGGTCATGGTCTACAACTTCACCGTAGCTACCCTCCATACCTATACCATTGGCAGTGCGGGGATTCTCGTTCATAATACGGACTGTGATGAAGCTGTCTCATACTATCGGATCCAAGGTGGTGATGATTTAAGACAACGAAGTTTTTATCGTATTACGGTCGATGAAGACGGGATAGTACGATTTGCAAGAAAGAATATCAATATTAGTAGAGGTAACCTCGATCATGCAAAATATTTTCTTTTCAATAGACGTGCGGGAGGCCAAATATATGAATTCAAAATACCTAAGTGGTTAGACGAATTACTTTTAGAGTCAAGTATTCCACAAAGCTTCTATAATCAAAATGTTAAAAATCAAGGAGGTTTAGCACCAAAAATAGTTGATCCAACCAAACCTGGGCAATCATTTGAGATTCCTCCGATCTGGGCTGAATGGTTTGAAGAAAATATTGTTCCTGGATCACTCAAAATAATCGAATAGGTTTCAAATGAGGTATGAAACAAGATCTCCATTAATTTAGATACACTAAATGGAGATCTTGTTTCATACACTTAAATTAATTAACTGTGTGTTTTTTATTTTCAAGCGACCAACCATAACTAATCCAATCACAGCCATCAATAATCCAGTAACAATCTGCTATGGGAATTAAGGGCATAAAATCACCATATACCCCTGTCCATGTGGCCGGAATAAAGGTTTCATACTCGATCGGTTCGGAATAGTGAGAAACGAAATGATGTGTATCGGCATTAATATAAAAACATGGTTCAAACATGAATAAATCCCACGATGTGGTTGGTGGAATAAAGCGTTGCATGGCGATCTGAAGCTGAGTGATGGAGACATGATACGGTTGCATCCAACGATACAAACGGTCTATATCATCTGTATTAAGGAGCATTCCTCGTTCCTGATCAGATTCGTGGTACGGTAAACTCGTCTCCAGAGGTTGTTGTAATAAACTCGCGAGGATATGCGATGGGTAAAACCAAAGGTCTTTATCACAAACAAACCATGTCACCTGCTGATGATACACAAAGGCCGTGATAACCGCTGTTCCCACATCTAAATTGTTTATAAGATTTGTTATTGTGTCCATGAGAGATCCTTGTCATTAGGGTTAAAATCGCGATTCAACCGATAATCAAGCACCAGCTATTGTAGCTAATAGAGTCTCGTCGGAAACTGTGCCACATTGACCTGGGCATGCAGCAGCGCTTGCACACATAGCGCGTCAAATGAACCCTTTATGACCACGACGGATACGCATTTTTGCCCATTGTACTAGTCAATTCTGGCTACGCATCGTTCTACGAAACTGAGTGAATGCCCACGCTCTTCCGCGTTTTTGGTGCAGCCAAGGCTGCGGCTGAATCCTATGGTACACGCGATGAATGATGACGAATGCTGTGCTATTTCCCCACATCGTCGGCAGCCCCCTATCCTCTATCATGACCTCCAAATTCACGCGCGTTCTGATGCTGGGAGGTCATCGATGGTTACGGATCACTGGTTTGCCGCCCGCCGCACCTTGTACGAATTGCTCCATGGCCCCCCGACTGGTCGAATCGCCAGTTTGCCACCGCGCTCAACGCCTCCACCGATTGGGTAATCAATCGGATGGATTGTGATGTGCGATTGGTCAGTAATAAGCGCGTCGCCGATTTTCCATCGCCCTTCCAATGCTTGTTGCTCAATCTCGGCATTCAGGTTGATGTGTGTCCACCCCATCGCCCCGACTTAAAGCCGTTCGTGGAGCGGTTTCATAAAAACTACGCATCGGCTCTTGGGTGGGATGATGCCGTTTGAGCAGATGGTTGAGGCATTGTGTGGCCTGGCTGCGCAGGAAATCAAACGGCTCAACCAACGCCAGCAGCGCCGCCGATGATGAGGGTGATCCGACCGATGATGTACCTGATCAGCACACGAGTTTCCGGTCGTCCCAGACACGGTTGTTAAGCTCTGCGTCTGCATTCTTAAAATCTCCTCAAAAAAGATATCCCTGAATAGCCTGGCACGAGTGTACATGAAAACGGGATAGAGAGCAATTCCAGTATCTTGTACGATGATGGACTGTGATTAAATTTTATTAATTATAAGTTCCGATTTGTATAGCAAATCAGCCCTTTATGCCCTGAAAATCGCCACCTGATCCATTCATTCCAGTATCTTGCTCGATGGTGGAATACCGCAACGGCCAAGATTGATTTGTTACGTAATCAATCTTGGCCGTTGGTTTTTGTTGTGAGCATTCAAACCCCTGTCGTTCGGGGCGCTGGTTCTAACACTAGGTTCCAAATATGCCGGCAAATTGTGTAAGTGCATTTCAAACCCCTGCCGTTCGGGGCGCTGGTTCTAACACTAGGTTCCAAATATGCCGGCAAATTGTGTAAGTGCATTTCAAACCCCTGCCGTTCGGGGCGCTGGTTCTGACACTCCAGTGTGTCCACTTTTTATACTGAGCCTGCTCACTGGTGGCCCAGCGTGCTATTGACATGAGAAGGATCGATACTCATGTCCAGTCTATCAAGCGTGTCAAGTGGCTCGTTACACCAACTCGCGGCCACGCAGATCGAATTTTTCCTCTTCCTCGTTACTCCAACGATTGCCTAAAATGAGTGGAGCATACCTTTTACGCCTCAAATTACGCCTCAAATCTGCATTCGCGCACGAAGGATGGTTGAAAACCCACCGATTTTGCGCAATTTTTGAAATTCGTTTGCATTGTTGAAATGTTAGGGCATGCGTATTCGTCTTTAAATGTAATTCTTCTGAGCTGGATGTAAGGATTGTGTATGGTGGTTGACTCAGTGCCTCTGGCCGAGGCTGCCGTGCGAGAATGCTTGGCCGCGTGGTTTGACCAATATAACCTCGCGATCTTTCGCTACCTCGTGCGCCTGATCGGCGATGAAGACCATGCGGCTGATTTGCTGCAAGAAACCTTTACCAAGGCGCTTGTTGCCCTTCGCACCCAAGCCTTGCCAAATAACCCCTATGCTTGGCTCTGCCGCATTGCGGGAAATCTGGTGATTGATATGCTGCGACGCAAACGCCGCTGGCGCTGGCTGCCATTTCAGACCAGTACACCTTCGCATGAACACGCGATTGCAACCGCCCAAGATGTGCGCGATTGCTTGGTTCGACTCAACCAGCGTGAAGCAGAACTCTTAGTGATGGTGCATTGTATTGGCCTTAGTCCCAGCGAAATCGCCGAGTTGCTCAGTGAAAATGTCTCAACCGTGCGGGTACGCCTGCATCGTGCTCGCCATCGCTTCCGCGACCTGTATGCAGGGGAGAGTGAATTGTGAATTGTGCTGAGATTAACATTATTTTAGAGCAGGATATGGATGTGGCACAAGCGGATGCCGCTGCTTTTGAGCAGCATCTCGCAACGTGCCAGCAGTGTAATGCGTTCCTGAACCAACTGGAGGCCCAAACCGAGCAATCGTTTGCCCTGCTTGCTCAGAGCGACGCTCGCCCACCAATCACAACTGTCACCGCAATTTACGGCCAAATCATGGGCCAAACCCAGCAACCCCGGTTCTGGCAAACTCGCGCAGTTTGGTTG is a genomic window of Chloroflexota bacterium containing:
- a CDS encoding HINT domain-containing protein, which translates into the protein MANTLVESSHGLVPIETLVVGGTVWAIDPQTHQAGYYPITWTTAHTATLIIDLTVQPLTDTLGLAQEQIQATDHHPFWVYGRGWIDAGKLRVGDRLLGDAGYTITVVNVDVDVQPVMVYNFTVATLHTYTIGSAGILVHNTDCDEAVSYYRIQGGDDLRQRSFYRITVDEDGIVRFARKNINISRGNLDHAKYFLFNRRAGGQIYEFKIPKWLDELLLESSIPQSFYNQNVKNQGGLAPKIVDPTKPGQSFEIPPIWAEWFEENIVPGSLKIIE
- a CDS encoding RHS repeat-associated core domain-containing protein, which gives rise to MEQQRTYFSIWGTIRRQTGMSSNRLGYTGELMGHDGTVYLRARQYLPTMGRFLQQDGFAGIPTSPQSLHKYTYAHNSPAWHTDPSGNLVPLLVGAAWLVGAAWGVVETGFAIMITTRPLIPCLIPA
- a CDS encoding RNA polymerase sigma factor, giving the protein MVVDSVPLAEAAVRECLAAWFDQYNLAIFRYLVRLIGDEDHAADLLQETFTKALVALRTQALPNNPYAWLCRIAGNLVIDMLRRKRRWRWLPFQTSTPSHEHAIATAQDVRDCLVRLNQREAELLVMVHCIGLSPSEIAELLSENVSTVRVRLHRARHRFRDLYAGESEL